A genomic region of Desulfosarcina ovata subsp. ovata contains the following coding sequences:
- a CDS encoding substrate-binding periplasmic protein: MKTPYTVWYVMIVMVFATLPCEAQDHLLFSRPGDRSGGVAMLMGERILKEAYTRLDTDFEFRELPSLRALATANNGGTDGEFQRLAGLEQTYPNLIMISVAIGHVDIVVYTKEMEFAVEGWHSLAPYSIGFVRGFQLVEAKTEGMHVEAVFTPKQAFLMLNAGRSDVVVDSRSTQCVLKDLNMSGIRILEPPLDQLVLYHYLHVRHADLAVKLEAVLNRMEQEGELKILEEQAMQDFLELCGH, encoded by the coding sequence ATGAAAACGCCGTATACCGTCTGGTATGTGATGATAGTAATGGTCTTCGCCACGCTTCCCTGTGAGGCGCAGGACCATCTGTTGTTTTCCCGGCCGGGAGACCGGTCGGGAGGAGTGGCGATGTTAATGGGAGAGCGTATCCTGAAGGAAGCTTATACGAGACTGGACACCGATTTTGAATTTCGAGAACTGCCCAGCCTTCGCGCCCTGGCCACGGCCAATAACGGCGGCACTGATGGAGAATTTCAACGTCTTGCCGGACTTGAGCAGACATATCCCAATCTCATCATGATTTCTGTTGCAATAGGCCATGTGGATATTGTGGTCTACACCAAAGAGATGGAATTCGCGGTCGAGGGGTGGCACAGTCTTGCGCCGTACTCCATCGGCTTCGTAAGAGGATTTCAACTGGTTGAAGCAAAGACTGAGGGAATGCACGTAGAGGCGGTCTTTACTCCCAAACAGGCATTTCTCATGCTCAATGCCGGTCGAAGTGATGTCGTCGTGGATAGCAGAAGTACGCAGTGCGTGCTCAAAGACCTCAACATGTCAGGCATTCGGATTTTAGAGCCGCCACTTGATCAGCTTGTCCTGTATCATTATCTTCACGTACGTCATGCGGACCTGGCCGTAAAGTTGGAAGCGGTCTTGAATCGCATGGAGCAAGAAGGAGAGTTAAAAATCCTGGAAGAGCAGGCCATGCAGGATTTTCTGGAGTTGTGTGGGCACTAG
- the ltrA gene encoding group II intron reverse transcriptase/maturase: MNIKPQQMEMFVASRLAESLGGREQLLELILERRNVLRAMNQVVANKGAPGVDGMKTNHLKGYLKRHWPKIKQDLLNGDYRPLPVRRKEIDKPDGGVRLLGIPTVLDRLIQQTIAQVLEQIWDPTFSEYSYGFRPGRSAHDAVLQAKGYLLDGYTHVVDMDLSKFFDRVNHDRLLSRLATRVRDKRVLKLIRRYLTAGTMIGGLVSPSIEGTPQGGPLSPLLSNIVLDELDKELEKRGHQFVRYADDFRIYCKSRKAAERVNKSITKFITAKLKLKVNEEKSAVSRPWLRKFLGFTFISMCGQTKIRIHRKTISRFKERVRELTNRNQGRSLSQIIKDLNQYLIGWWNYYRLTEARHLFKSLNGWIIRRLRCVVWKQWKNPRTKVRNLKKLGIAHKDAMLCGNARKKYWRMSKVKWVIFALPNRYFFERGLFLPAQ, from the coding sequence ATGAACATAAAGCCACAGCAGATGGAAATGTTTGTAGCGTCGCGGCTTGCCGAAAGTCTGGGAGGCAGAGAGCAGTTGTTGGAGTTGATTCTCGAACGACGTAATGTGCTCAGAGCAATGAACCAGGTCGTTGCCAATAAAGGCGCCCCGGGTGTGGACGGCATGAAAACCAACCACTTGAAAGGGTACCTGAAAAGGCACTGGCCGAAGATCAAGCAGGACCTGCTAAATGGGGATTATCGTCCCTTACCGGTCAGAAGGAAGGAGATCGACAAACCGGATGGCGGTGTCCGCCTGCTTGGTATCCCCACGGTATTGGACCGCCTTATCCAACAGACGATAGCTCAGGTATTGGAGCAGATCTGGGACCCGACCTTTTCTGAGTACAGCTACGGATTCAGACCAGGACGATCAGCCCATGACGCTGTCCTACAAGCCAAAGGCTATCTGCTGGACGGGTACACCCACGTGGTTGACATGGATTTGTCCAAGTTTTTTGACCGAGTTAACCACGACCGGCTTTTAAGCCGGCTGGCCACCAGGGTCCGGGACAAACGGGTCTTGAAATTGATCCGCCGGTACCTTACGGCCGGAACGATGATCGGGGGGCTTGTCAGTCCCAGCATAGAAGGAACGCCCCAGGGTGGTCCTCTGTCGCCGTTGCTCTCCAACATCGTACTCGATGAACTGGATAAGGAATTGGAGAAGCGGGGTCACCAATTCGTCAGGTATGCTGACGACTTCAGGATCTACTGCAAAAGCCGGAAAGCCGCCGAGCGTGTGAACAAGAGCATCACGAAGTTCATCACCGCGAAGCTCAAGCTCAAGGTGAACGAGGAGAAAAGCGCAGTGAGCCGACCATGGCTCCGCAAATTCCTGGGATTTACCTTTATCAGTATGTGTGGACAGACCAAGATCCGGATCCACCGGAAAACAATTTCACGTTTCAAGGAGCGAGTCCGGGAACTGACGAACCGTAATCAAGGGAGAAGTCTGAGCCAGATTATCAAAGATCTGAATCAGTACCTGATTGGCTGGTGGAACTATTATCGCCTGACAGAAGCCAGGCACCTGTTCAAGTCACTCAATGGCTGGATCATCCGCCGGCTGCGGTGCGTTGTCTGGAAACAATGGAAAAACCCCAGGACCAAGGTCCGAAACCTCAAAAAGCTTGGCATTGCGCATAAGGACGCCATGCTTTGCGGTAACGCCCGCAAAAAGTACTGGCGCATGAGCAAGGTCAAGTGGGTGATATTTGCTCTACCAAACCGTTACTTCTTCGAACGAGGACTATTCCTGCCTGCTCAATAA
- a CDS encoding IS1634 family transposase yields MTIGVFSVIQDGMYIRRTTIKSKKDGETYFTHRLVESVRVGNKVKQRTIINLGKNFPFPREQWPDIACRVEGIINGQSSLFKLPEKIEQAAQHYAAQIIQTRSSQNNNTDKNDSIDAPDYRLIDIDSLELIRPRSVSIEHVSHETFLKLQLDKIFEGLGYNNHQIAAAIGSIVGRMAVPGSELSTHYWLQNRSGLGELIGYDYESMSLKRIYEISDRIYKDKEAIERHLYNRERFLFGFEEIITLYDLTNTFFEGSCKYNELGKHGKSKEKRSDCPLVTLALVLDSSGFPRRSKIFSGNVSEPSTLEEMISSLNKPSESSLEDDKQMSVFDKKKPVVVMDAGIATNDNVQWLQANHYRYLVVSRKRYREFDHDKAVEVKRDKDYIVKAYKKYVKETEETEIYCHSSEREKKDQSIQNRFSERFEADLKSLNDGLNQKGRLKIYEKVVEKVGRLKQKYTKAAKNYEITIHKDKGSKKATKITWKIKKNSDSSDSNPGVYCLRTNLNDLDETILWRTYTMLTDLEAVFRSLKSELGLRPVFHQITRRVKGHLFITLLAYHHVHTIRFRLKENGIHTSWSDLRKELDGQNRTTAVMRSKNGETIHVRKSTKAESRQLKIYDALGVPHSPGKVVKYEV; encoded by the coding sequence TTGACAATCGGTGTTTTTTCTGTAATTCAAGATGGCATGTATATCCGACGAACAACAATTAAGAGCAAAAAAGATGGCGAAACATATTTCACTCATCGCCTTGTTGAATCAGTTAGAGTTGGAAATAAGGTGAAGCAGCGCACTATTATAAATCTCGGTAAAAATTTTCCTTTTCCACGAGAACAATGGCCAGATATTGCTTGTCGTGTTGAGGGAATTATTAATGGTCAATCAAGTTTGTTTAAATTGCCGGAAAAAATTGAGCAAGCCGCACAGCATTATGCTGCACAAATCATACAAACCCGGTCGAGTCAAAACAACAATACAGACAAAAACGATAGTATAGATGCCCCCGATTACCGTTTGATTGATATCGATAGTCTTGAACTTATAAGACCGCGTAGCGTTAGTATTGAACATGTATCACATGAAACATTTCTCAAATTACAATTGGATAAAATATTTGAAGGTCTTGGATATAATAATCATCAAATAGCAGCTGCAATCGGAAGTATAGTTGGTCGAATGGCGGTTCCCGGCAGTGAGTTATCAACGCATTACTGGCTGCAAAATCGAAGCGGTTTAGGCGAATTAATCGGCTATGACTATGAAAGTATGTCGCTAAAACGAATCTATGAAATATCTGACCGTATTTACAAAGACAAAGAAGCGATTGAAAGGCATTTATACAACCGAGAACGTTTTTTGTTTGGTTTTGAAGAAATAATTACACTTTATGATTTGACAAACACATTTTTTGAGGGAAGCTGTAAGTATAATGAACTTGGCAAGCATGGAAAATCAAAAGAAAAACGCTCAGACTGTCCCTTGGTAACTTTGGCTTTAGTTTTGGACAGTAGCGGCTTTCCAAGAAGAAGTAAAATATTTTCCGGAAACGTTAGTGAGCCATCAACACTGGAAGAAATGATTTCAAGCTTGAATAAACCATCAGAAAGTTCATTAGAAGACGATAAGCAGATGAGTGTTTTTGATAAAAAGAAACCAGTTGTCGTAATGGATGCCGGGATAGCAACAAACGATAATGTACAATGGTTGCAGGCGAATCATTACCGATACCTTGTTGTCAGCAGGAAAAGATATAGAGAATTTGATCATGATAAAGCTGTTGAAGTAAAAAGAGATAAGGATTACATTGTTAAAGCGTACAAAAAATATGTCAAGGAAACAGAAGAGACTGAAATTTATTGTCATTCAAGTGAGCGAGAAAAAAAGGATCAGAGCATTCAAAATCGATTTTCAGAAAGATTTGAAGCAGACTTAAAATCATTGAACGATGGTTTAAATCAAAAAGGTCGGCTAAAGATTTATGAGAAGGTTGTTGAAAAAGTAGGACGGCTGAAACAAAAATATACCAAAGCTGCTAAAAATTATGAGATTACCATCCATAAAGATAAAGGATCAAAGAAGGCGACAAAGATTACCTGGAAGATAAAAAAAAATTCTGACTCTTCAGATTCAAATCCAGGCGTTTATTGTTTGAGAACAAACTTGAACGATCTGGATGAAACTATTCTTTGGCGTACATATACGATGTTGACTGATCTTGAAGCTGTATTTCGAAGTTTAAAATCGGAGTTGGGTTTACGGCCGGTGTTTCATCAAATAACGAGGAGAGTAAAAGGACATCTCTTTATCACATTATTAGCTTATCACCACGTTCATACAATCAGGTTTAGACTTAAAGAAAATGGGATTCATACAAGTTGGTCCGATTTGAGAAAAGAATTAGACGGCCAAAATCGAACAACAGCAGTAATGAGAAGTAAAAATGGCGAGACAATACATGTTAGAAAAAGCACAAAAGCAGAGTCTCGTCAACTAAAAATTTATGATGCACTGGGTGTGCCTCATAGTCCAGGAAAAGTGGTAAAATATGAGGTATAA
- a CDS encoding BrnT family toxin — translation MKVNPYANNKKDVSFVECEQIFFNKPIIVKRDKEHSSTENHYYALGRTNMSRLLFAVFTVRVDKIRIISARDMTDAETQRYLK, via the coding sequence TTGAAAGTAAACCCGTATGCAAACAATAAGAAAGATGTATCATTTGTTGAATGTGAACAAATCTTTTTCAATAAACCGATAATCGTGAAACGCGACAAGGAACATTCTTCAACTGAAAATCATTATTATGCCCTCGGCCGTACCAACATGAGCCGATTGCTTTTTGCCGTTTTTACCGTTCGCGTTGATAAAATCAGGATTATTTCAGCAAGAGACATGACGGACGCAGAAACGCAGAGGTACCTTAAATGA
- a CDS encoding response regulator: MLLLDIDENVIAERTNLLYRNALASNLTVLIASFIFSGILYGSIPAWHLFGWLTYMCIGAAIRLSLFFWRQRDPGATDASGWARRYFLATALLGVGWALIFLISRVDDVWLRMVVLLLVVSMVALAVPVMIPYPRILFSYILPALIVALLVQISRGGIKHMLLGLAFGVFILLIFRAVGNFYRLMIDSLQTRFVNETLAHDLDHQKAAAEALNDRLQVEVQERRQAQMELERHRQDLERQVQERTMELTLAKESAEMANRAKSEFLANMSHEIRTPMNGVLGMISLALMTDLDERQHNYISKAHKSAERLLGLLNDILDFSKIDAGKLEIEHVNFSLEEVIAHLDDLIRIKAEENGIAFSIDVDPDVPQALVGDPLRLGQMLINLTSNAVKFSDQGDRVSVQVSLIEKTDVEAVVEFAIRDTGIGISGEQLDRLFRAFSQADGSTTRRYGGTGLGLIISQEIAHLIGGRIEVESEVGVGSTFRLTAPLERQPASLPLKESDDQIHQKVPEHVVEHDTERILLVEDNELNQELAQEMLLTQGYQVDIAENGAVALEKLERMNFDLVLMDCQMPVMDGYAVARKLREEKRFRRLPIIALTGHAMKGDSQKCFAAGMDDYITKPFSLDSLINTVQKWLKTSRES; the protein is encoded by the coding sequence ATGCTGCTGCTCGACATCGATGAAAACGTTATCGCCGAACGGACGAATTTGCTTTACCGGAATGCCCTTGCTTCCAACCTGACGGTTCTGATCGCAAGCTTCATATTCAGCGGGATTCTCTATGGCTCAATCCCGGCGTGGCATCTGTTTGGCTGGCTGACCTATATGTGCATCGGCGCGGCCATCCGGCTGTCGCTGTTTTTCTGGCGGCAGCGCGATCCAGGAGCAACCGACGCTTCCGGCTGGGCACGCCGTTATTTTTTGGCGACCGCTCTGCTCGGCGTTGGCTGGGCGCTGATATTTCTTATCTCCCGGGTTGACGATGTGTGGCTGAGGATGGTCGTATTGTTGCTCGTGGTCAGCATGGTAGCGCTCGCGGTCCCGGTAATGATTCCATATCCGCGGATCTTGTTCAGCTATATCCTGCCCGCCCTGATCGTGGCGTTGCTTGTCCAGATTTCGCGTGGCGGGATCAAGCACATGCTGCTCGGTCTGGCATTTGGGGTGTTTATCCTACTGATCTTTCGTGCGGTCGGCAACTTCTATCGTCTGATGATCGACAGCTTGCAGACGCGTTTCGTCAATGAAACCCTGGCCCATGACCTGGATCACCAGAAGGCCGCCGCCGAGGCCCTGAACGATCGTTTGCAGGTCGAAGTCCAGGAACGTCGGCAGGCCCAAATGGAGCTGGAGAGGCATCGGCAGGATCTTGAACGGCAGGTGCAGGAACGCACCATGGAGTTGACCCTCGCGAAGGAATCCGCCGAAATGGCCAACCGCGCGAAAAGTGAGTTTCTGGCCAACATGAGCCATGAGATCCGTACCCCGATGAACGGCGTTCTCGGCATGATTTCCCTGGCGTTGATGACCGACCTGGATGAACGGCAGCATAACTATATCAGCAAAGCGCACAAATCCGCCGAGCGGCTGCTGGGACTCTTGAACGATATCCTCGATTTCTCAAAGATCGATGCAGGCAAGCTCGAGATCGAGCATGTCAACTTCAGCCTCGAGGAAGTCATTGCTCATCTGGACGATCTGATCCGGATCAAAGCCGAGGAAAATGGGATCGCATTTTCGATCGACGTCGATCCCGATGTCCCACAGGCCCTGGTCGGTGATCCGTTGCGCCTTGGGCAGATGCTGATCAATTTGACGAGTAATGCGGTGAAATTTTCGGACCAGGGTGATCGGGTTTCCGTTCAGGTCTCCCTAATAGAGAAGACAGATGTCGAAGCGGTCGTCGAATTTGCCATTCGAGATACCGGGATTGGCATCTCCGGAGAGCAACTCGACAGACTGTTCCGCGCCTTCAGCCAGGCCGACGGTTCTACCACCCGGAGGTACGGCGGCACGGGATTGGGGTTGATCATTTCACAGGAAATTGCACACCTTATCGGTGGCAGAATCGAGGTGGAGAGTGAAGTCGGTGTTGGCAGCACCTTCCGCTTGACGGCCCCTCTGGAGCGGCAACCGGCCTCCCTGCCGTTGAAAGAGAGCGACGACCAGATTCACCAGAAGGTGCCGGAGCACGTTGTCGAACACGACACAGAACGAATACTGCTGGTTGAGGACAATGAATTAAATCAGGAGCTGGCGCAGGAAATGCTTCTCACCCAGGGGTATCAGGTGGATATTGCTGAAAACGGGGCCGTTGCGTTGGAGAAGCTTGAAAGGATGAACTTTGACCTCGTTCTAATGGATTGCCAGATGCCGGTCATGGACGGTTATGCCGTGGCCCGCAAGCTCAGGGAGGAAAAGCGCTTCCGCAGGCTGCCGATCATTGCGCTGACGGGGCACGCGATGAAGGGGGATTCCCAAAAGTGTTTTGCCGCAGGAATGGATGATTATATCACCAAGCCGTTCAGTCTGGACTCTTTGATTAACACGGTTCAAAAGTGGCTCAAAACGTCGCGGGAAAGCTAA
- a CDS encoding BrnA antitoxin family protein, with product MKKKKVPKFNDEAEERLFWQNNDSSEFIDWSDAEEAVFSRLKPSTRTISIRLPESMIEELKLLANKRDVPYQSLLKIFLAERIDSELRH from the coding sequence ATGAAAAAAAAGAAAGTTCCAAAATTTAACGATGAAGCTGAGGAACGCCTTTTTTGGCAAAATAACGACTCTTCTGAATTCATTGACTGGTCCGATGCCGAAGAAGCTGTATTTTCGCGTTTAAAACCTTCGACACGGACAATTTCGATTCGCTTACCGGAATCAATGATCGAAGAATTAAAATTATTGGCAAATAAAAGAGATGTTCCCTATCAGTCGCTATTGAAGATTTTTTTAGCTGAACGTATCGATTCTGAATTGAGGCATTAA
- a CDS encoding sulfide-dependent adenosine diphosphate thiazole synthase, with the protein MLNEVTISRGIIQAYLQKLSNSLELDVAIVGGGPSGLVAGTYLAMAGKNVALFDRRLSIGGGVWGGGMMFNEVVVQEEGKTVLDELGFQCQPFEPGYYTLDSVYLASGLVHKAVCSGLKIFNLVSMEDVVIKNKRVAGLVINWGAIETLKWHVDPLTLHASFVLDATGHPANVTEVLVRKMGVTLDTATGGMVGEKSMDAETAEMDTVNNSKEVHPGLFVSGMAANAVCGGYRMGPVFGGMLLSGKKVAQAMIEQGNRM; encoded by the coding sequence ATGTTGAACGAAGTCACCATCAGCAGGGGGATTATCCAAGCTTATTTGCAGAAACTGAGCAACTCGCTCGAACTGGATGTCGCCATCGTGGGTGGCGGTCCCTCCGGCCTCGTCGCCGGAACCTATCTTGCCATGGCCGGGAAAAACGTCGCCTTGTTCGACCGGCGATTATCCATCGGTGGTGGCGTATGGGGGGGCGGTATGATGTTCAATGAAGTCGTGGTCCAGGAGGAGGGAAAAACGGTATTGGATGAATTGGGGTTTCAGTGCCAACCGTTTGAGCCGGGGTACTACACCCTTGACTCCGTATACCTGGCCTCGGGCCTGGTGCATAAGGCGGTTTGTTCTGGATTGAAAATATTCAATCTCGTGAGCATGGAAGATGTCGTAATCAAGAACAAACGTGTGGCCGGACTGGTGATCAATTGGGGCGCCATTGAAACCTTGAAATGGCATGTGGATCCCCTGACCCTGCACGCCTCCTTCGTGCTGGATGCCACAGGACACCCGGCCAATGTCACCGAGGTGCTGGTTCGGAAAATGGGCGTCACCTTGGACACGGCAACCGGCGGCATGGTGGGTGAGAAATCCATGGACGCCGAAACCGCTGAAATGGATACGGTCAACAATTCAAAAGAGGTCCATCCCGGTCTTTTTGTCAGCGGTATGGCTGCCAATGCGGTGTGCGGTGGCTATCGAATGGGACCGGTGTTCGGCGGTATGCTTCTTTCCGGGAAAAAGGTCGCCCAAGCCATGATCGAACAGGGCAATCGCATGTAG